In Arthrobacter ramosus, one DNA window encodes the following:
- a CDS encoding efflux RND transporter periplasmic adaptor subunit — MGVFRRVILPVAWLLVFAVIAVALVKIAFVDGLKPQGAEPAPMARVETPVVPAARATVTNTVQIKATVQSDPVVGVRSTAAGTVVHLYVEPGVAVAKGDQLFQVKSERTKPASTGTTPGEKTTSEPVYVYTDVLAPAAGKLNELTALLDQQLSVGEVVGKVDPGTFTVSGAVNAAQQYRLLAKPGSAQISLVGGPAPFACPAVTLKNNANDAGATAGANGTGGVGMAAPAGALALAAVPAPGGETQNGGVSTGTLSCPVAAGAEVFAGLGATMTVSAGEAKDVVTVPLTSVKGSVKEGIVWMASVAAEGKAPEQRTVKLGLNDGSKVEVVSGLAEGERVLEFVPGAPAVPSQQGYGPGGAPYGPAGG; from the coding sequence ATGGGTGTTTTTCGACGCGTCATTTTGCCTGTGGCGTGGCTGCTGGTTTTTGCAGTGATCGCCGTGGCCTTGGTGAAGATCGCCTTTGTGGATGGGCTGAAGCCGCAGGGTGCCGAGCCGGCCCCGATGGCCAGGGTGGAGACGCCTGTTGTGCCGGCGGCGCGCGCAACGGTCACCAATACCGTGCAGATCAAAGCCACCGTTCAGAGCGACCCCGTTGTCGGTGTCCGCAGCACGGCGGCGGGAACGGTTGTCCACCTCTATGTGGAGCCGGGCGTTGCCGTGGCCAAGGGGGACCAGCTCTTCCAAGTCAAGTCCGAGCGGACCAAGCCTGCCAGCACTGGCACAACGCCCGGGGAGAAGACCACGTCGGAACCCGTGTACGTGTACACCGACGTGCTCGCCCCTGCCGCCGGCAAGCTCAATGAACTGACTGCCCTCCTTGACCAGCAGTTAAGCGTGGGCGAAGTTGTGGGCAAGGTCGATCCCGGGACCTTCACGGTGTCCGGCGCGGTCAACGCCGCCCAACAGTATCGGCTTCTTGCTAAGCCGGGCTCAGCGCAGATCTCCCTGGTGGGCGGGCCGGCTCCGTTCGCCTGCCCTGCAGTGACGCTGAAGAACAACGCCAACGACGCCGGAGCCACTGCCGGCGCGAACGGAACCGGCGGTGTGGGGATGGCCGCGCCGGCTGGCGCACTGGCGCTGGCCGCGGTGCCCGCGCCAGGCGGGGAAACGCAGAATGGCGGCGTGAGCACCGGGACCCTTAGTTGCCCTGTCGCGGCCGGAGCGGAAGTCTTCGCCGGCTTGGGAGCAACCATGACGGTGAGTGCGGGCGAAGCCAAAGACGTGGTCACCGTTCCACTGACCTCGGTGAAGGGCAGCGTCAAAGAAGGCATTGTCTGGATGGCCAGTGTGGCGGCCGAGGGTAAAGCGCCTGAACAACGGACCGTGAAGCTGGGCCTGAACGACGGCTCCAAAGTAGAAGTGGTCTCTGGCCTGGCCGAAGGCGAACGGGTGCTTGAATTCGTTCCCGGCGCCCCGGCCGTCCCCTCCCAGCAAGGTTACGGGCCAGGCGGGGCACCCTATGGTCCGGCGGGAGGCTAG
- a CDS encoding ABC transporter permease yields MSAMVEAWQELRINKVRILLALLGVALSVAALTSVVGVGNLAREGFKASSERTGGRSATLALGVNGPTQPDPARLDAAYQSIVDRYGIAFSSHEGHAEQPFQFPRGVQSVQLMVVDPGHGVIHRLELRKGSWFASDDEQRLAPAVVVTEAFYNAAGRPDLALQPGIKTAGEQESNAVIIGVVPDTWPDAPPAAYILSGAAKQMGVNQLGGQFKVWVQDGQAEMLSAAIQADLAQQFPDTNIMAQRIDFAAHGDPLAPVQLVVGGIAGLVLLLGAVGMLNISMVTVRYRVREIGIRRSFGATSGRIFLGVMMESVVATAVAGLAGVMLAVAVVKHPWIQSKVAPALSQYPPFPIEAAMLGFGAAVLVGALAGAIPALVAVRVKVIDAIRF; encoded by the coding sequence ATGTCAGCCATGGTGGAAGCCTGGCAGGAACTGCGGATCAACAAAGTCCGGATCCTGTTGGCTTTGCTGGGCGTAGCCTTGTCCGTAGCGGCGCTCACGTCCGTGGTAGGCGTCGGCAATCTTGCACGCGAAGGATTCAAAGCTTCGTCCGAGCGCACAGGGGGGCGCTCAGCAACGCTCGCACTAGGGGTCAATGGTCCAACCCAGCCGGATCCAGCGCGCCTGGATGCGGCGTATCAGTCCATCGTTGACCGTTACGGTATTGCTTTCTCCTCGCACGAGGGCCACGCCGAGCAGCCGTTCCAGTTCCCTCGCGGTGTCCAGTCTGTTCAATTGATGGTGGTGGACCCCGGACACGGGGTCATTCACCGTCTGGAGTTGCGGAAAGGGTCCTGGTTTGCCAGCGACGACGAACAGCGGCTGGCGCCCGCCGTCGTCGTCACTGAAGCGTTCTACAACGCGGCTGGCAGGCCGGACCTCGCCTTGCAACCCGGCATCAAGACCGCAGGCGAGCAGGAATCGAATGCAGTGATCATCGGCGTCGTGCCGGACACTTGGCCGGATGCACCCCCGGCGGCGTACATACTGTCGGGCGCCGCCAAGCAAATGGGAGTCAACCAGCTCGGTGGGCAGTTCAAAGTATGGGTGCAGGACGGGCAAGCAGAAATGCTCTCGGCAGCCATCCAGGCCGATTTGGCGCAACAGTTCCCCGACACGAACATCATGGCGCAGCGGATCGACTTTGCGGCACACGGAGATCCCCTGGCCCCGGTGCAGCTGGTGGTAGGCGGTATTGCCGGCCTGGTCCTCTTGCTGGGCGCGGTGGGGATGTTGAACATCTCGATGGTCACGGTCCGCTACCGGGTGCGGGAAATCGGTATCAGAAGGAGCTTCGGAGCGACCTCGGGGCGGATCTTCCTGGGCGTGATGATGGAGTCCGTCGTGGCCACCGCAGTGGCCGGGTTGGCCGGCGTCATGTTGGCAGTGGCGGTGGTCAAACACCCCTGGATCCAGTCAAAGGTTGCCCCAGCCCTCAGCCAGTACCCTCCGTTCCCCATCGAAGCGGCCATGCTCGGTTTCGGAGCAGCTGTGCTGGTAGGAGCATTGGCCGGAGCAATCCCGGCACTTGTGGCGGTGCGCGTCAAGGTTATCGACGCGATTCGCTTCTAA
- a CDS encoding ABC transporter ATP-binding protein: MESLVSLRGVTRTVVLPDDQKLHILRGIDLEISAGDHTAIIGRSGCGKSTLLNLLGLLDVPTSGEIQFLGTPVLQLGGNARARLRGSTVGFVFQQFNLLPGRSALDNVITPLLYARGRDFLRRRELAMDMLDRVGLAGRAQTMPNMLSGGEQQRVAIARALVRRPRLILADEPTGALDVETGQSVMALLDQVATESAAALVTITHDSNVAALARSRFRLDSGVLHPLEGESNSGTALSEPASSAPASPGPALLGPTSSEVGR; the protein is encoded by the coding sequence ATGGAAAGCCTCGTGAGTTTGCGCGGTGTCACGCGCACGGTGGTGCTGCCTGACGATCAGAAGCTTCATATCCTCCGCGGGATCGACCTTGAGATTTCCGCCGGCGACCACACCGCGATCATCGGCCGCTCAGGCTGCGGGAAGTCAACGTTGCTGAACCTCCTGGGTCTGCTGGACGTGCCCACGTCCGGCGAAATCCAGTTTCTTGGCACACCTGTGCTACAACTCGGTGGCAACGCGCGTGCACGGCTTCGAGGCTCCACAGTTGGCTTCGTGTTCCAGCAATTCAACCTGCTCCCCGGCCGTAGCGCACTGGACAATGTCATCACGCCGCTCCTCTACGCCCGCGGCCGCGATTTCCTGCGACGCCGTGAACTGGCCATGGACATGCTGGACCGCGTGGGACTTGCCGGCCGCGCCCAGACCATGCCGAACATGCTCTCGGGTGGTGAGCAGCAGAGGGTTGCCATCGCGCGGGCCTTGGTCCGGCGCCCCCGTCTGATCCTTGCCGACGAACCCACAGGCGCGCTCGATGTAGAGACCGGGCAATCGGTCATGGCACTTCTGGACCAGGTGGCCACGGAGTCCGCCGCGGCACTTGTGACCATCACCCACGACAGCAATGTGGCCGCACTGGCACGGTCCCGCTTCCGTCTGGACTCAGGCGTTCTCCATCCCCTTGAGGGCGAGTCGAACTCGGGGACCGCTTTGTCGGAACCGGCCTCGTCGGCACCGGCTTCGCCGGGTCCAGCGCTGTTGGGGCCCACATCGTCGGAGGTCGGTCGATGA